A segment of the Hallerella succinigenes genome:
GCAGCGATTTTCGTAACTCCAAGATTTTGATCTTGGGCGACAGCTATTCGCGCATCTATGAAACGGACGCGCCGATGTCTGCCGGTTGGATTTCTCAATTCGCAAATGAAATGCAGACCCCGGTGGCAAGTATTATTTCGGATGGTGGCGCAAGTACGCTTGTCCGTGAAAAGCTTGCCCGTCGTTCGGGTGTTCTCAAAAACAAAAAACTTTTGATTTGGGAATTTGTGGAGCGTGATCTGCGCTTTGGTGCAGGAGGCTGGAAAAAAGTGAGGTTTGACTGATGTCTGAAAATTCTTGGTGGAATCGTGCTTTAAAAGTTTTGCCGGGTGGCGTGGATTCTCCGGTGCGCGCCTTTGGCGGCGTAGGAGGTCAACCCGTTTTTGTGAAGCGTGCGGACGGTCCATACCTGTTTGCTGACGACGGAACACAGTATGTGGACTTTATCGGCTCCTGGGGCCCGATGATTTTGGGACATAATCCGCCTGAAGTCACCGAAGCTTTACACGAACAGCTGAGCCGTGGCCTGAGCTTTGGCATGGGCACGGACATTGAAGTCGAACTCGCGGAACTCATTCTTTCGAAAATTCCGGGCATGGAAAAGCTGCGTCTGGTGAATTCCGGAACGGAAGCGACGATGAGCGCGATCCGTGTGGCGCGTGGCGCGACCGGTCGAAACAAGATTATCAAGTTCCGCGGCTGCTACCACGGTCATGGAGATTCTTTTTTGATTCAAGCGGGCTCTGGCGCTTTGACGCACGGCGCTCCGAGTTCCTTGGGCGTGACTCCGGGCGTTGCTCAGGATACCCTGATCGCGGATTACAATCATTTGGAACAGGTCGAGGCTTTGTTTGCAGCCCATGCAAATGAAATTGCGGCGGTGATTGTAGAACCGGTCGCCGGCAACATGGGATGCGTACCTCCGAAGGCCGGCTTCCTCGAAGGCTTGCGTGACATTTGCACCAAGAACGGTTCTGTGCTGATCTTTGATGAAGTGATGACGGGATTCCGTGTTTCGGATGGCGGTGCCGCTAAGCGTTTTGGCGTTCACCCAGATATGATTACCCTCGGCAAAATCGTCGGCGGTGGAATGCCTCTTGCCGCTTATTCGGGCAAGGAATCTTTGATGCAGAACGTGAGCCCGCTCGGCAAGGTTTACCAGGCGGGAACGCTTTCAGGTAACCCGATGGCAGTGACCGCAGGCCTTGCACAGCTCAAACTTCTGTACAAATTAAATCCTTGGGAAGACTTGGAACAGAAAGGAGTGAAACTCGAAACGGGTCTTCGCAAGGCTGCAGAAGATGTCGGCACCACGGTGCAGATCAACCGCGTCGGTTCGATGTTCACCGTATTCTTCTCGAAGGCTCCGGTCATCGATACGGAAACGGCTCTTGCCGCAGACACAAAGCGCTTTGCGACATTCTTCCACGAAATGCTCAACTTGGGAATTTTCTTTCCGCCGTCCCAATTCGAAACGACCTTCATTGGTGCCCGTCATTCCGACGAAATTTTAGACAAGACTCTCGCCGCAGCGAAAATTGCATTTGAAAAGGTAAAGTGATGAATATTTCTGAAGCCGTCCAGTTCCTCGCAGAAGAAGCGAAAAAGTCCGCCACTGCATTTGACATTATCGGTGGACATTCCAAATCCGAAGGCGTTTCCGTTTTTCAGGGAAGGCTTCAGAATACTGAAATTTCGGAATCGGTCGGCG
Coding sequences within it:
- the hemL gene encoding glutamate-1-semialdehyde 2,1-aminomutase gives rise to the protein MSENSWWNRALKVLPGGVDSPVRAFGGVGGQPVFVKRADGPYLFADDGTQYVDFIGSWGPMILGHNPPEVTEALHEQLSRGLSFGMGTDIEVELAELILSKIPGMEKLRLVNSGTEATMSAIRVARGATGRNKIIKFRGCYHGHGDSFLIQAGSGALTHGAPSSLGVTPGVAQDTLIADYNHLEQVEALFAAHANEIAAVIVEPVAGNMGCVPPKAGFLEGLRDICTKNGSVLIFDEVMTGFRVSDGGAAKRFGVHPDMITLGKIVGGGMPLAAYSGKESLMQNVSPLGKVYQAGTLSGNPMAVTAGLAQLKLLYKLNPWEDLEQKGVKLETGLRKAAEDVGTTVQINRVGSMFTVFFSKAPVIDTETALAADTKRFATFFHEMLNLGIFFPPSQFETTFIGARHSDEILDKTLAAAKIAFEKVK